The Actinomycetota bacterium DNA window AGTCGACAGGAGGGCAATCGTGACCGCGGCGGAGCATGAGGCCGCGCGCCAGGCCGTAGTTGACGTAATAGACTACACACTTGAGACGGCAAACAGGACAGTGCCGATTGAGAACCATGACCTGGAAAACAGTGGAGGGACCAGTCTGGACGGGCTAAATGCCACCGTCTTCTATGATGAAATCTACGGACCGCGACAACACGAGGAGCTGGATTATCAGCATGACCCAGGTCGCCGCGCTAAGTGGCTGGAAAAGACCTTGCAGGAAGAGGAGAGCGTGATTCACGAAAGACTGGCAAAGGGACTCGGGAAGGCCTTCAAATGATCTCGGTAGCCGTAGCCAGATTTCTGGATAATTTAGGCGTGCTGATCTATGACGAAGCAGGGATCGAGGGTTACTGCTTCACGGGACCTCTGCCGCCCGAGCCGGACCTGGCAATCAGCATCAGGCAATATGGCGGCACGGGGGATTTCCAGCACGGCTATGATACACCTCGGGTACAGGTCCTGGTACGTGCAGCCACGAACGATGAGGCTCTCACAAAGGCCACTGAGATCTACACCGTCCTGCATGCTCTCAGGTATACCACACTCGACTCTGGCGGGGACGCGGAAGCTTACATGGTCTTCTGCAAGGCACTTGACCTTCCCAGCGACATTGGCATAGATGAAAACGGCAGACATCAGTTCACCACGAATTACGAGATAGAACACACGGTAGTTTCGACCAACCGAGAGTAAGGAGGAAAATCATGGGAGTAGTTTTTATCCTGGCGCGCGATCTCCAGTGGGAGATCAACACCGGCACCGAAGCCGTGCCCAGCTGGGTACGGATCAAGGGGCTGGACGGTTCAGCGTGGCCGAATCCGGACATCGACAGTGTTGACACCGATGACAGCGACAGCGGCGGTATCGCCTCAAGCGTGCCGGTGCGGATCAAGCGCAAAGTGACTCTGAAGGGCAACACGCTCGAAGACGAGGCCACCGGCGCCCGCGACCCCGGACAGGAAGCGTGTGAGGCAGCCACCACCGTGGGCTATACCGCCATCAAGCAGTTCCGCTACACCACTTCGGGCGGTACGGTAGTGGTCCGGAAGGGCTGGTGCCGCGCTGGAAGCACCGATGGCGGCAAGGACGACAAGCTCGGCTGGGAATGTGAGATCAACTTCAACGAATAGGGTGGCCTGTGACAGAGCGATACAAAAACTTCGACGCAGCCTGGCAGGAACACAAGGGTAAACCCCTGATCGCGACCGTCCTCGGCGCCGACTATGAGCTCCCCCCGAAGTTGCCGGCGTCGGTTGTCCTGCGAGTGATCCGGCTGAAAAACAAGGGCAGGAATTATTCTGACCTCACCCGCGAGGAGATAATCGAATTCGCGGTCGACATGATCCCCAAGGCCGTGCTTGATGAATGGCTCGGAAAGGGGATGGACACGGATCAGATCGCGGACATCATCCTGTGGGCTTTCCATCAGTACCAGGGAGGCGGCGGCGACCAGGGGGAAGTTCCGGCCCCCACGACGGGGGCAGATCAAACGAGCGAGCACTCAACCTTATCCTAGAGCGCTGGGGACTGATCGAGTCGGATTTCCAGCGGGAGTATGGAATTGATCTGGTCCGATCTCTCTCGCGGATTACCTGGCGTCGGTTCTGCGCCTTGGTGGCCGGATTTAGTCCGGATTCGCGCTGGCAGTTGGCTCTGAAGGATGATGGGGAGCAACCGCGGGTCATCGAAGATCCCAAGGAGGCAGAGCGGTTCGTTCTCCGGGCGTTTTAATCCCGTCTGATTTGTGGTAATGTCAGCACTATGGTTGAAACAATACATTGCCCGGCATGCGAAAAGACGCGCGGCTACAAACGCCAGATAGGTGTGGGAACGCTCATTGCCGTGGTATGCACTGGCGGCCTTTGGCTTCTCGCCCTGCCCTTGTATGAAAAAAGATGCGTCGTCTGTGGCTATCCCTGGACATATGCAACTGGTAAAAGGGAAGACCCGGGCATGTAAATAGTTAGAAACATAGCAGTGCCAAACAAGCGCCCCGCCGAGGGCGTTTTTTGTTTCCCTAATTGAGGTGTGATGGCCCTTAAAGTCGGAGAACTATACGCAATTCTCGGCCTCGATGATAAGCCGTTTCAGCAGGGCATGGCGGGCATCGGCGGGGCCTTGGGCAATCTTACAAAGATAGGTGCCGCTGCCGCCGTTGGGATTGGTGCGGCTCTTGCCGGCGCCGCCGTGGTCGGCGTCAAGGAGTTTGCCAAGTTTCAGCAGGGCATGAACGAGGTCTTCACCCTGCTGCCAGGCATTTCCCAGCAGGGCATGGATCAGATGTCTGGTCAGGTGAAGAAGCTCGCCACCGACTTCGGCATCATGCCTGAGAAAGTCATTCCAGCACTCTATCAAGCTATCTCCGCTGGCGTCCCCCCAGAGAACGTTTTTGACTTTCTCCGCACTTCAGCCAAGGCATCCATCGGTGGCGTCACCGATCTTGAAACCGCTGTGGATGGCATTAGCTCGGCGGTTAATGCCTATGGGAAAGAGACGCTCTCTGCCTCAGATGCGTCGGACATCATGTTCACGGCTGTCCGAATAGGCAAAACGACATTTACTGAGCTGTCAAAATCTCTATTCAACGTTGACCCGATTGCTGCAGCTTTAGGGGTTACTTTTGGCCAGGTGGCAGCAGCTCTGGCATCGATGACCGCTCAGGGTGTCCCCACCGAAGTTGCTACGACTCAAATCAGGCAAATGTTCGCCGAGCTCTCGAAGTCCGGCCAGCAGGCATCAGACACATTCCAGCAGCTCTCCGGCAAGAGCTTCAGAGACTTTGTTGCTGGTGGCGGTACTTTGCAGCAGGCCCTTCAGATAATGGAACAACATGCCAAGGACACCGGGGTCGGCATCAACGATCTATTCCAGTCTGTGGAAGCAGGCTCAGCGGCCCTTACGTTAACCGGCAAAGGCACTGAAACCTTCACCAACAACCTGGCCGCGATGGCTGGTGCCGCCGGTGCCACTGATCAGGCTTTTGACAAGATGAAAGACGGCGTTCTGCAGAAGTGGAACAAGCTCAAAGCTGATCTGGAAGTCATCGCCATCAACATCGGGGCCGTATTGCTGCCGCCGATCCAGTCTGCCGCTGACGGTATCCTCGGCGCTTTCGACACAATCAAGAAGTGGTGGGACGACCACGAGTTTGAGATTGAGTCGAAGATACAGGCCCTGATCGACAAGCTGAAAGATTTAGGGGACCACGCCAAGGAAGGTTGGGACAAGCTCGGCGGAGAGGAGCAGAAACCTAAAATCTCTGATCAGATAGGTGGACCGCCAACGCCTGGACCGAACAAGGTGAGCGGTGCCGAGTTGACCGCGGGTATGTTCAGCATGGGCGCTGAGCAGGGGGCTGAGGCAGGCGGCAAACTGGCCCGCGTTTGGACGGAAGTCCTTGTGCCAGCTGCCAAGGCTCTTGGGGCGGTTCTTATGCTCCTCGCCTCTGGTGCGTTCATGATTCTCACGACCGCGCTGAATGGCGTGATCGATATTCTCTATGGTATCGGGCAAGCCATAGGCGACGTAATCGTTTGGTTCGCCGCAACACCGCAGCATCTCCAAACTTTAGGTAGCTGGTTCACAAATATCTTTACAAGCATTGATAACGCTCTCACCTCATTCGAGAACACAGTTAACGGCGTTTTCTCCTCGATCGGCTCCACCATCGCAGGAGTGGCAAGCGGCGCATGGGGCGCGGTGGATGGGGCCTTTTGGGGCATGGTGAACTCGGCTTCGGGTGCTTTGGGAGGCCTGCTCGGCGTTGTCTCCAGCATTGGTGGCCAGATCCTCGGAGCTTTGGGCGATGTTGGTGGGCTGCTTTATGGCGCCGGCGTTTCGATCATCCAGGGACTCTACGACGGCATCGCAAGCAAGGTAGGCGAAGTCTACGATTTCGTCTCCGGCATTGGTGGCCAGATCAAGGACCTTAAAGGCCCGATAGAGAAGGACCGAATTCTTCTGGTCCCTGAGGCCAACGCGATCATGGACGGCCTTATCAATACCATCACTGGCCGCGCCTCCGATCTCACAAGCACCATGAAGAACATCACCGGCATGATCCAGGTTGGCGCAGGCGGTGGAGTGCCTGCGCTGGCAGGAGCAGGGCCGGGCGCATCAAATCAGCCGGTCAATGTCGCCGTCTATGTCCCTGAATCCATGTCGCAGATCAAGCAGCTGATTCGTGTGGAAGTCAACAGCATCGCCCAAACTGCGAAGGTCTCATCAGAAAGCCAGGTGAAGAGCAGATAATGGCAAACCGAAAACTCATACTCGGTGAAGGCGATACCTATGAATTCAACTTCAACGACAAGATCGCGGCTCGGCTGCTGGATGGATTTGGCATCCCCCCTGCGGAGCTTAACCAACAGGGACAGATTCGTCGCAGCCGGGGCATGACGCTGGGCGAGGAGCATTTTGATCGACTGGTTCTCCCTATCCCATTCGAGCTGTTAGGTGGCACCACGAGAGACATACTCTCGAATCAAAGCAGATTATTAAAGGCCCTGCAGAAGTCGCGCAATAAGCTCACATGGAACCCCGACCCTGCCCAAAACAGCGACCTCTATTTCGACACGTACTCGAGCCCGCTGGAAATGCCGCTAAATACACTTAGGCTCGGTTTTTCTCACGCGAACTTGGGCCTGCTCTGCGACCCGCACCCCTACGGCTCGCCAGCGACGATATTTGACAAGACGGTGGTTCTTGGTCAGATGGACGGGGAGGCGGGTCAGTGGACCGGCAACAATTTCTCCGAGGATGCGACCCGCTGTGTTCAGGGCTCGAAGAGCGCACGCACCGAAGCGGCGATCACGACGACGTGGCTGAAACATGATACCTCGTTTGTTTACCTGTCCCAGCTTGGTCCCACCTGCTGGCTGAGCGCGTGGCTCTGGCTCGACATCGTCCCCGACGGCATGACCTTCAAGGCCGTAGTCTTGGATGGGGACAACGTCACTTTTGACGTACCGATAGCGCACCCGCTCGGCATGACCGGGTTCGTCGTCGGCTGGCAGCCTATCTTCTTCGACCTCGGGGCCACGGGCTTCAGCTGGCAGATCGTCTCCCTAGAGTTTCGGGCGACGGTGGCGAGCGGCAACGCACCGGCCTTCAACATCGACAATGTACACGCGGTGAACGGCAAGGTTTTCAACGTCCGGGGCCAGACGCCGCTACCTACCGTCGTCTACGATGTCCCGGGTGAGTACGATCCGGGCTTTCTGCTGGATCTGATGGCTGGCGATAGCAAGACGCTCGCCAACGGCGAGAACAGCGAAGGGTCATGGAGCGCGGGGGTATCCCTCGTGTCTAACTGCCCCAGGTACAACGACACGCAGGGGCCGCACAGCGGCAGCAAGTTCGTCTGCCTCGACGGTCGCACCGCGACCTCGATGGTCAGGACCATATCCCCAACAATCGACTGTTCGTCTCTCGCCTCCGGCAAAGTGTCGTGCTGGCTCAAGGCATGGCCACATCCAACCGTCGCGCTTGAAGTACAGATAGGCCAGAACTCAAGTAACTATTTCAAAAAGACCGTGAACATCGACGCGCTGGCGTGGGGCAGTAATTGGTCTCAGTTCTCATTCGACGTAAGCTCCATGATCACCCAGGGCGCGCCGGTATGGACCTCGGGCATCGGCTACTTCGCCATCACCGGCTTCGCCGGGGGCAGCTACGATTACGGCCTCGATGACTTCGTGATATTCGAACCGGGCTCGGCCATCGACTCAATCTGGCTGACCAAGGGCCAGGACGGCGTGGAGGCCCCGCTGGGCGTGCTCTGGCCTGAGTCTTCACCGGCTGCGCCAGCGGGTAACTCGTGGGCGGCTACCCCAACCCCTACGACCGCGACCTCCCCGACAAGTCCCAACGCTGACGGTCAATTCATGCACTCGTACTGGACGTGGACCATTGGCACGACCGAGCTGCTCGTCTACCCGGTCAAGCTGCCTGCGGACAAGTACCAGGGCGAGCACCGGCTACTGGCAAGAATACGAACGGGGGACTCGACCGGCGGCTCCGTGCGGATGATCGGCTACGACGAGAACTCCGACACTTACGCAGTCAGTGATCCGGTGAGGGTAGGCAACTCGGCCAACTGGCAGAGCATCGACATTACGAGCCTAAGCCTGCCCTTCGATGGATTTCACCGCGACGCGGTTCTCTCGCAGACTTTCAGCATCGTAGGGCTGGGCATCACCAGCGACCACGCGACCCAGGCGTGGGACATCAACATCATGGAAGTGGCTCCCACGGAAGGCGGCGCACGCAACTTCACACCCGCCGCCGGTAAGCGGTTCTCCTGCTGGGACTCCCGCTACCGCGACAGCGCGGGGTACTCGCAGGGTTCAGCGGCTGGTGCTACTGCTCAGAGCGTCCACAGGAAGCGAACCACCGGCGAACTGATGACCCTCTCGGTGGGGGTGAACAATCTGCTGACGATATGCCGCGACTCGTCTACGCCGAACACGGTTTCGAGCATTGATCTGACACGGCTGGTCATCGTCCCCCGCTACAAGAACGGCAGGGGCTAATGCCTGACGTGAGCATCAAGTTCAGAAAGGGCGGCGTGCGCGGTGCCACCTCGCCTGGGGAATGTATCAATCTCGCCTCTCCGCTGAACCCCGGAGGGCACCGGGGCCTGAAGTTCACCACCAACAGGCAGGGCGGCGACGGCTCGATTGAGTTCTCCATTGCGGATCGTGGCCCTGACGGCAACTGGCCAGCCAGGAAGAACGACGCGGCTGAGGTCTATTACGGCCTTGAGCGCGTTACTCAGCACGCTATCTCCAGCGTCAAGCGAAACGAGATGGAGGGAGCACTTTCGTTTCTAGGGCAGGGTCACGACCCGCACTATGAGAAGCGTCAGAACATCTGGCTTTCCTCCATCAACCCCGGCTGGGATGTGTGGGGCTGGATCTATTATGCGACGATCGCTGGCGCCGGTTCTTGGGTTGGCTTGGGGCTCCCCTGGATAAACAATTCTCAGCGCTATTGCCAGGCCATGCAGGCAGCGGAGAACCCCGTGGTGGACAGGAAGCAGGACGTGTCGGAGACCTACGAGAAAATCATTGGCGACTGCCTGGCCTACTGCGATTTCGAGCGCGGGATATTCCCCGG harbors:
- a CDS encoding minor capsid protein → MISVAVARFLDNLGVLIYDEAGIEGYCFTGPLPPEPDLAISIRQYGGTGDFQHGYDTPRVQVLVRAATNDEALTKATEIYTVLHALRYTTLDSGGDAEAYMVFCKALDLPSDIGIDENGRHQFTTNYEIEHTVVSTNRE
- a CDS encoding phage tail tape measure protein, with translation MALKVGELYAILGLDDKPFQQGMAGIGGALGNLTKIGAAAAVGIGAALAGAAVVGVKEFAKFQQGMNEVFTLLPGISQQGMDQMSGQVKKLATDFGIMPEKVIPALYQAISAGVPPENVFDFLRTSAKASIGGVTDLETAVDGISSAVNAYGKETLSASDASDIMFTAVRIGKTTFTELSKSLFNVDPIAAALGVTFGQVAAALASMTAQGVPTEVATTQIRQMFAELSKSGQQASDTFQQLSGKSFRDFVAGGGTLQQALQIMEQHAKDTGVGINDLFQSVEAGSAALTLTGKGTETFTNNLAAMAGAAGATDQAFDKMKDGVLQKWNKLKADLEVIAINIGAVLLPPIQSAADGILGAFDTIKKWWDDHEFEIESKIQALIDKLKDLGDHAKEGWDKLGGEEQKPKISDQIGGPPTPGPNKVSGAELTAGMFSMGAEQGAEAGGKLARVWTEVLVPAAKALGAVLMLLASGAFMILTTALNGVIDILYGIGQAIGDVIVWFAATPQHLQTLGSWFTNIFTSIDNALTSFENTVNGVFSSIGSTIAGVASGAWGAVDGAFWGMVNSASGALGGLLGVVSSIGGQILGALGDVGGLLYGAGVSIIQGLYDGIASKVGEVYDFVSGIGGQIKDLKGPIEKDRILLVPEANAIMDGLINTITGRASDLTSTMKNITGMIQVGAGGGVPALAGAGPGASNQPVNVAVYVPESMSQIKQLIRVEVNSIAQTAKVSSESQVKSR